From Toxorhynchites rutilus septentrionalis strain SRP chromosome 2, ASM2978413v1, whole genome shotgun sequence, a single genomic window includes:
- the LOC129764560 gene encoding cuticle protein 19-like, translating into MCKIVFLIACLAVIASAQYYGGHHGHHEDHHHSHPKYKFEYGVKDGHTKDHKSQWEHRDGDLVKGQYTLDEADGTHRVVDYTSDHKTGFQAHVQRKGHAHHPHGESYVKIDQHY; encoded by the exons ATGTGTAAA ATAGTTTTCCTGATTGCTTGTCTTGCTGTCATCGCATCGGCTCAGTACTACGGAGGACATCACGGTCATCACGAGGATCACCACCATTCCCATCCGAAATACAAATTCGAATACGGGGTAAAGGATGGACACACCAAAGATCACAAAAGCCAGTGGGAACATCGCGATGGAGATCTGGTGAAGGGACAGTACACTCTGGATGAAGCCGATGGAACGCATCGTGTTGTTGACTATACCTCAGACCATAAAACTGGATTCCAGGCTCATGTTCAACGGAAGGGACACGCCCACCACCCACACGGAGAGAGCTACGTTAAAATTGATCAGCACTATTAA
- the LOC129764566 gene encoding cuticle protein 19-like, which produces MFKIILLVVCLTVVTSAQHYGGHHGHHEDHHHTHPKYKFEYGVKVGHTKDHKSQWEHRDGDLVKGQYTLDEADGTHRVVDYTSDHKTGFQAHVQRKGHAHHPHGESYVKIDQHY; this is translated from the exons ATGTTCAAG ATCATCCTTCTGGTTGTCTGTTTGACTGTTGTTACATCTGCTCAGCACTATGGAGGACATCACGGCCACCACGAGGATCATCATCATACCCATCCGAAATATAAATTCGAATATGGCGTCAAGGTTGGACACACCAAAGATCACAAGAGCCAGTGGGAACATCGCGATGGAGATCTGGTGAAGGGACAGTACACTCTGGATGAAGCCGATGGAACGCATCGTGTTGTTGATTATACTTCGGACCATAAGACCGGATTCCAGGCTCATGTTCAGCGGAAGGGACACGCACATCATCCACACGGAGAGAGCTACGTTAAAATTGATCAGCATTATTAA